A single genomic interval of Malania oleifera isolate guangnan ecotype guangnan chromosome 11, ASM2987363v1, whole genome shotgun sequence harbors:
- the LOC131168570 gene encoding pentatricopeptide repeat-containing protein At3g09060 has protein sequence MANFSKNLSAKQVLKLLKAEKNPHSALALFDSATCQPGFIHSAAIFQHILRRLADPKLVGHLSRILDLVRTQKRKCSEDLALTVLKAYSKNTMPDQALDVFQRMYEIFSCKPGIRSYNSMLNAFIEANQWDRAESFFAYFEMVGLSPNLQTYNVLIKISCKKKQFDKAKKLMDWMWNNGVQPDAFSYSTVINAFAKNGHLSGALELFDEMSERGVAPDVMCYNILIDGYFRKKDLAGANEIWERLLNSSSVYPSVVSYNIMISGLCKCGKFSESLEIWERMKKNERELDLFTYSTLIHGLCESGGVDGAERVYKEMVAGGVSPDAATCNALLNGYSQAGQMKKCFELWEVMGSESCRNIVSFNIFIRGLLENGEVDEAISLWELLLESHFVPDSKTYGILIHGLCKNGYLNKALRLLKEAEDRQDNVDAFAYSSMINGLSKGGRLDAAVGVIDQMAKHGCKPNPHVYNALINGFILASKLDDAIRFFREMVHKDCFPTVVSYNTLINGLCKAERFGEAYDIVKEMLEKRWKPDKITYSLLMNGLCQGKKIDMALQLWQQVLDEGFKPDVTMHNIIIHGLCSAGKVEDALHLYSKMKLRNCFPNLVTFNTLMDGFYKAGDSEKASDIWACILEDGLQPDIISYNIALKGLCSCNRISDALGFLDDALDHGILPTAITWNILVRAVLNNGVPTLCIWV, from the coding sequence ATGGCCAACTTCTCCAAAAATCTCTCAGCGAAACAAGTCCTGAAGCTTCTCAAAGCAGAGAAAAACCCTCACTCGGCCCTGGCCCTCTTCGACTCGGCGACTTGCCAGCCGGGTTTTATCCACTCAGCCGCCATTTTCCAACACATCCTCCGCCGGCTTGCGGACCCAAAATTGGTCGGCCACCTGAGCCGAATCCTCGATCTCGTTCGGACACAGAAGCGCAAGTGCTCTGAAGATCTTGCATTGACGGTGCTTAAGGCTTACTCGAAGAACACTATGCCTGATCAAGCGTTGGACGTTTTCCAACGAATGTATGAGATTTTTAGTTGTAAACCTGGTATAAGGTCCTATAATTCTATGCTTAATGCTTTCATTGAGGCGAACCAGTGGGATCGGGCTGAGTCGTTTTTTGCGTACTTTGAAATGGTGGGTTTGTCGCCTAATTTACAAACTTACAATGTTCTTATCAAAATTTCATGTAAGAAGAAGCAATTTGATAAGGCCAAGAAGTTGATGGATTGGATGTGGAACAATGGAGTACAACCGGATGCGTTTAGCTATAGTACGGTGATTAATGCATTTGCCAAGAATGGGCATTTATCGGGTGCACTGGAGTTGTTTGATGAAATGTCTGAAAGAGGGGTTGCACCTGATGTTATGTgttataatattttgattgacggttattttagaaaaaaagatCTTGCAGGGGCTAATGAGATTTGGGAGAGGCTATTAAACTCATCTTCTGTATATCCAAGTGTTGTTAGTTACAATATAATGATTAGTGGTTTGTGTAAGTGTGGGAAGTTTAGTGAGAGTTTGGAAATATGGGAGAGGATGAAGAAGAATGAGCGGGAGCTGGATTTATTTACTTACAGCACTTTGATACATGGTTTATGTGAATCAGGGGGTGTTGATGGGGCTGAAAGGGTTTATAAGGAGATGGTTGCAGGTGGGGTGTCTCCAGATGCAGCCACTTGTAATGCATTGCTTAATGGGTATAGCCAAGCAGGACAGATGAAGAAATGCTTTGAGTTGTGGGAGGTAATGGGGAGTGAAAGTTGTCGTAATATTGTTAGTTTCAATATATTTATTAGAGGATTGTTGGAGAATGGTGAGGTGGATGAAGcaatttctctttgggaactcTTGCTGGAGAGTCATTTTGTTCCAGATTCCAAAACTTACGGAATTTTGATTCATGGATTGTGCAAGAATGGATACTTGAATAAAGCTCTAAGACTCTTGAAAGAGGCAGAAGATAGACAAGATAATGTGGATGCTTTTGCATATTCATCGATGATTAATGGGTTGTCTAAAGGAGGAAGATTGGATGCAGCAGTGGGTGTAATTGATCAGATGGCCAAGCATGGCTGTAAACCAAATCCTCATGTTTACAATGCACTAATCAATGGCTTTATTCTGGCTTCTAAACTTGACGATGCAATCAGGTTTTTCAGGGAAATGGTACATAAGGATTGCTTTCCAACTGTTGTTAGCTACAACACTCTCATAAATGGTTTGTGCAAAGCGGAAAGATTTGGTGAGGCCTACGACATTGTGAAGGAAATGCTTGAAAAAAGGTGGAAGCCGGATAAGATCACATATAGTTTATTGATGAATGGACTTTGTCAAGGCAAGAAGATTGACATGGCCCTACAGTTGTGGCAACAAGTGCTTGATGAGGGTTTCAAGCCTGACGTAACTATGCATAACATAATAATTCATGGGCTTTGCTCTGCAGGAAAAGTTGAAGATGCTTTGCATCTGTACTCAAAGATGAAGCTGAGGAACTGTTTCCCGAACCTTGTGACCTTCAACACCCTCATGGATGGGTTCTACAAAGCCGGAGACTCTGAAAAAGCATCAGATATTTGGGCCTGCATCTTGGAAGATGGCCTGCAGCCAGATATTATCTCATACAATATTGCCCTCAAGGGGCTTTGCTCTTGCAATAGAATATCAGATGCCCTTGGGTTCTTGGACGATGCTTTGGATCACGGGATTCTTCCAACCGCCATCACATGGAACATACTTGTCAGAGCTGTACTAAACAATGGGGTTCCAACATTATGCATTTGGGTGTGA